A region of Moorena producens PAL-8-15-08-1 DNA encodes the following proteins:
- a CDS encoding NB-ARC domain-containing protein gives MKNSVRASELGLKLVDRARRLKRWNKTAEAWCSSALTSRATLNRFWARQPIRSDTFIAICDAVGVDWDKVVEPDKIKADQINNGKSPTVAQIKRVDWGQAPKLRDFYGRTEELNTLQQWILKDKCRLVTLLGMGGIGKTSVAVTLAHLLEDKFEFVIWRTLRNAPPLEELLADLIQFLSRQQETNLPSSVDGKILRLIRYLQGGRCLLVLDNVESILQSGDRTGSYREGYAEYGELLRSIGETAHHSCLLLTSREPPQELTILEGENLPIRCFSLKGLSDTDGQEILKEKGNFAGDDTQWLTVIEHYAGNPLALKMVACLVRDFFYGNIAQFLNFLKQGSFIFDDIRDLLDRQFQRLSATQQDLMYWLAINREPVFFKELEQDVVCHRCAPDILQSLGSLQRRSLIEKTSAGFTQQPVVMEYMVNRLIEQIPEEVTSKNFALLRSHALVKATAPEYIRDSQVSLILEPIIERLLASFGCTKQLSNHLLEIISMLRSPTPTVKKITQDTAYICGNIINILRQLQVDLSSYDFSNLTVWQANLEGIKLHNVNFADADLTSSVFTETLGNILSAAFSPDGKLLATCDTDWKVRLWEVPSGKLVLICEGHTNLVRDLAFSHDGKILASCSADHTVKFWDVSDGKCLRTCTGHSNEVCSVAFSPDGQTLVTSSGDHTLKVWDIKTAECLKTCTGHSSWVRSVAFSPDGKTIASSSDDHTVRFWDSGTGECLNTGTGHRDCVGSVAFSCDGKILASGSGDHTVKFWEVSTGRCLRTYTGHSSGVYSVAFSPDGKTLASGGGDHIVRLWDTSTNECLKTLHGHSNQVFSVAFSPYGNTLVCVSLDQKVKLWDYQTGQCLKTWYGHTDWAMPIAFSSDGHTLASGSNDYTVRVWDYGTGSCIRTLPGHTDFVYSVAFSSDRKTLASGSTDNTIRLWDVSTGRCIRTLHGHTDWVFSVAFSSDGKTLASGSADQTVKLWDVSTGHCIRTFQEHTDRLCSVTFSNDGKTLASGSADHTVRLWNCETGSCVGILRGHSNRVHSVAFSPNGQLLASGSTDHTVKLWDIGESKCCKTLTGHTNWVLSVAFSPDGKTLSSGSADKTVRLWDVSTGECRDICTGHSHLVSSVAFSVDGQIMASGSQDQTVRLKDVETGECLKILRTPRLYEAMNITGVRGLTEAQKVTLKTLGAIG, from the coding sequence ATGAAGAATTCAGTGCGAGCTTCTGAATTAGGACTAAAATTGGTTGACCGGGCTAGACGCCTGAAAAGATGGAACAAAACCGCAGAAGCTTGGTGTAGCAGTGCCTTAACCTCTAGGGCAACCTTAAACCGATTTTGGGCAAGACAACCGATTCGCTCTGACACCTTTATCGCCATTTGTGATGCTGTAGGGGTTGATTGGGACAAGGTTGTTGAGCCAGATAAGATTAAGGCAGATCAAATCAATAACGGCAAGAGTCCCACTGTGGCTCAAATTAAACGTGTTGATTGGGGACAAGCACCAAAGCTAAGAGATTTCTACGGTCGTACTGAGGAACTGAACACCCTACAGCAATGGATTCTTAAGGACAAGTGCCGCCTGGTGACACTTCTAGGGATGGGGGGAATTGGTAAAACCTCTGTGGCTGTGACTTTAGCCCATCTTCTGGAAGATAAATTTGAGTTTGTGATTTGGCGCACTCTACGCAATGCCCCTCCCCTAGAAGAACTCCTGGCAGACCTGATTCAATTTCTGTCTCGACAGCAGGAAACCAATTTACCCTCCTCTGTAGATGGCAAAATTCTGCGATTGATTCGCTATTTACAAGGGGGGCGTTGCTTGCTAGTTCTAGATAATGTGGAGTCGATTCTGCAAAGTGGCGATCGCACCGGTAGTTATCGAGAAGGATATGCTGAATACGGTGAGCTGCTCAGAAGTATTGGTGAAACCGCCCACCACAGCTGTCTATTACTGACCTCTCGGGAGCCACCCCAGGAATTGACTATCCTGGAGGGGGAAAACTTACCGATTCGCTGCTTCTCACTCAAAGGGTTATCAGACACCGATGGGCAGGAAATCCTGAAGGAAAAAGGAAATTTTGCTGGGGATGACACCCAGTGGCTGACCGTGATTGAGCACTATGCTGGAAATCCTTTAGCCTTAAAAATGGTGGCTTGTCTGGTCAGAGACTTTTTTTATGGCAATATTGCTCAGTTCCTGAATTTTTTAAAGCAAGGCTCATTCATTTTTGATGATATTCGGGATTTGCTAGACCGGCAGTTTCAGCGCCTGAGTGCTACACAACAAGACCTGATGTACTGGCTAGCTATTAATCGCGAACCGGTTTTTTTTAAAGAGTTGGAACAGGACGTTGTCTGCCACCGATGCGCTCCTGACATTTTACAGTCTCTAGGGTCTCTACAACGGCGCTCATTGATTGAGAAAACCTCGGCTGGGTTTACCCAACAACCTGTAGTGATGGAATACATGGTTAATCGATTAATTGAGCAGATTCCTGAGGAAGTTACTAGTAAAAATTTTGCTCTGTTGCGCAGTCACGCATTAGTCAAAGCCACTGCCCCTGAGTATATTCGGGATAGTCAAGTCTCTCTGATTCTCGAACCGATTATTGAAAGATTACTTGCCAGTTTTGGTTGCACAAAACAGCTCAGCAATCACTTGCTGGAAATTATATCAATGCTGCGCTCCCCAACTCCCACGGTTAAAAAAATAACTCAAGATACGGCATATATCTGTGGTAATATAATTAATATACTGCGCCAACTACAGGTGGATTTAAGCAGCTATGACTTTTCTAATCTAACAGTTTGGCAAGCTAACCTAGAGGGGATTAAATTACACAATGTCAATTTCGCTGATGCTGACTTGACCAGCTCAGTATTTACGGAAACCTTAGGAAATATTTTATCAGCAGCATTCAGCCCAGATGGTAAACTATTAGCAACCTGTGATACAGATTGGAAGGTTCGCCTGTGGGAAGTACCAAGCGGTAAACTAGTTTTGATCTGTGAGGGTCATACCAATTTGGTACGGGACCTTGCTTTTAGCCATGATGGTAAAATCTTAGCCAGTTGCAGTGCGGATCACACCGTTAAGTTTTGGGATGTCAGTGATGGTAAGTGCTTAAGGACTTGTACCGGACATAGTAATGAGGTCTGTTCAGTCGCTTTTAGTCCAGATGGTCAGACCCTAGTTACTAGCAGTGGCGACCACACCTTGAAAGTCTGGGATATCAAAACTGCAGAATGTCTCAAAACTTGCACCGGACATAGCAGTTGGGTTAGATCCGTTGCCTTTAGTCCAGATGGTAAAACTATAGCCAGTAGCAGTGACGACCACACGGTGAGATTCTGGGATAGTGGCACTGGTGAATGCCTGAACACTGGCACTGGACATAGGGATTGCGTGGGGTCAGTGGCATTCAGCTGTGACGGGAAAATCTTAGCCAGTGGCAGTGGCGACCACACGGTGAAGTTTTGGGAGGTAAGCACAGGTCGCTGCTTAAGAACTTACACAGGACATAGTAGTGGTGTCTACTCCGTCGCCTTTAGTCCAGATGGCAAAACCCTGGCTAGTGGCGGTGGCGACCACATCGTTAGGCTCTGGGATACTAGCACCAATGAATGTTTGAAAACCTTGCATGGACACAGCAATCAAGTCTTTTCAGTGGCCTTTAGTCCTTATGGAAACACCCTGGTTTGTGTGAGTTTAGACCAAAAGGTGAAGCTATGGGATTATCAAACCGGTCAATGCTTGAAAACTTGGTATGGACATACGGATTGGGCAATGCCGATCGCGTTTAGTAGTGACGGTCACACCCTGGCTAGTGGCAGTAACGACTACACAGTGAGAGTATGGGATTATGGTACTGGTAGCTGCATCAGAACCTTGCCCGGACATACTGACTTTGTCTATTCAGTGGCATTCAGTAGTGACAGGAAAACCTTAGCCAGTGGCAGTACAGACAATACGATTAGGCTGTGGGATGTCAGCACAGGTCGCTGCATTAGAACACTGCACGGCCATACTGATTGGGTATTTTCAGTGGCATTCAGTAGTGACGGGAAAACCTTAGCCAGTGGCAGTGCCGACCAGACGGTGAAGCTGTGGGATGTCAGCACAGGTCACTGCATCAGAACGTTTCAAGAACATACTGATAGACTGTGTTCAGTGACATTCAGTAATGACGGGAAAACCTTAGCCAGTGGTAGTGCTGACCACACGGTCAGGCTATGGAATTGTGAAACCGGAAGCTGTGTAGGAATTTTGCGCGGACATAGTAATCGAGTCCACTCCGTGGCCTTTAGTCCCAATGGTCAGCTCTTGGCTAGTGGCAGTACAGACCACACGGTGAAGCTGTGGGATATTGGTGAGAGTAAGTGCTGCAAAACCTTGACGGGACATACCAATTGGGTATTGTCAGTTGCTTTCAGTCCCGATGGGAAAACCCTAAGCAGTGGCAGTGCTGACAAAACGGTGAGACTTTGGGATGTTTCCACAGGGGAGTGCCGTGACATTTGCACTGGACATAGCCATCTGGTCTCTTCAGTCGCCTTCAGTGTGGATGGTCAAATTATGGCCAGTGGGTCTCAAGACCAAACCGTAAGGCTAAAGGATGTAGAAACAGGGGAGTGTTTGAAAATCCTGAGAACTCCTAGACTCTATGAAGCTATGAATATTACTGGAGTTAGAGGGTTAACTGAGGCACAGAAAGTAACTCTGAAAACGTTGGGGGCGATAGGATGA
- a CDS encoding transposase has protein sequence MTNQRADYDNPWKEAISLYFQPFMAFLFPEIEENIDWDKGYEFLDKEFQQIARDGEISTREADKLVKVWRTDGQETWVLIHVEVQSQYESVFAERIYVYNYRIFDKYRRQVVSLAVLADESKSWRPNQYSYTIWGCEVLLRFPIVKLLDYSSQVLEESNNPFAVIVAAHRANQQTKQDVQQRYQIKLQVAKRLYQRGYGRQDILELFRLIDWLISLPDNWQTGFTEEIRRYEEESSMRYITSFERLARQEGIEIGLLEKGREWLLEVLRIRFEDVPRELVETINQIKEDSMLTMLHRQAITIASVEEFIVVVNQQLASGEQSS, from the coding sequence ATGACCAATCAACGTGCAGACTACGATAATCCATGGAAAGAGGCAATTTCCTTATATTTCCAACCCTTTATGGCATTTTTATTCCCCGAAATTGAGGAAAATATTGACTGGGATAAAGGCTATGAGTTTCTCGACAAGGAATTCCAACAGATAGCGCGGGATGGGGAAATTAGCACTAGGGAAGCAGACAAATTAGTTAAGGTTTGGCGCACCGATGGCCAGGAAACTTGGGTATTAATTCATGTGGAAGTCCAAAGTCAATACGAATCCGTGTTTGCTGAGAGGATTTATGTGTACAATTACCGCATTTTTGACAAATATCGGCGTCAAGTAGTCAGTCTAGCTGTTCTAGCTGATGAAAGCAAATCCTGGCGACCGAATCAATACAGTTACACGATTTGGGGGTGTGAGGTGTTGTTGCGCTTCCCGATTGTTAAACTGCTGGATTATTCGTCCCAGGTGTTGGAAGAAAGTAACAATCCTTTCGCGGTAATTGTGGCAGCTCATCGAGCTAATCAGCAAACTAAACAAGATGTTCAGCAACGATATCAGATTAAATTACAAGTTGCAAAACGTTTGTATCAACGGGGCTATGGCAGGCAAGATATCCTAGAGTTATTCCGGTTAATTGATTGGCTAATTAGTTTACCGGATAACTGGCAAACCGGCTTTACAGAAGAAATTAGACGTTATGAAGAGGAGAGTAGTATGCGTTACATTACTAGTTTTGAACGCCTTGCTCGTCAAGAGGGGATTGAAATCGGCCTTTTGGAAAAGGGTCGAGAATGGCTCCTGGAAGTACTTCGGATTCGTTTTGAAGATGTGCCTAGGGAGTTGGTGGAAACAATCAACCAAATTAAGGAGGACTCGATGTTGACAATGTTGCACAGACAGGCAATTACCATTGCTTCTGTAGAGGAGTTTATAGTTGTGGTTAATCAGCAGCTAGCTTCTGGTGAGCAAAGTTCTTAG
- a CDS encoding DUF1822 family protein: protein MSHTIIPAGETQKAVPVFRRGSGRQGDAEYTSPYSPFPISPSLFPKDSFRLDSFKLDPSPPQRSKPSKTSSQKVVQLKRWLEDCFDPGWENVNTILQPNLERDFSFRSDSFHQAMQRGLGGNPHERLHQEASTKFHTTAGVKRGKLLGTEIGWGDQQVALLVELHRTESPKMNLSIELHPAGGQDLLPKGLQIMVLDEEGIVVIQVQARETENLKLQVSGEAGEYFTIKLVWNDISITENFLI, encoded by the coding sequence ATGTCACACACCATTATTCCAGCAGGAGAAACCCAGAAAGCAGTTCCCGTTTTTCGCAGAGGTTCCGGAAGGCAAGGGGATGCAGAGTATACTTCGCCCTATTCCCCATTTCCTATTTCTCCTTCCCTCTTTCCTAAGGATAGTTTTAGATTAGACAGTTTTAAATTAGACCCCAGCCCACCACAGCGATCAAAACCCAGTAAAACATCTAGTCAAAAGGTGGTACAACTAAAGCGGTGGTTAGAGGATTGTTTTGATCCGGGTTGGGAAAACGTGAACACTATCTTACAGCCAAACCTAGAGCGAGATTTCAGTTTTAGAAGTGACTCCTTTCACCAAGCGATGCAGCGCGGTCTTGGGGGAAACCCCCATGAGCGACTGCATCAAGAAGCTAGTACCAAATTCCATACTACAGCAGGAGTTAAAAGAGGTAAGCTACTCGGTACTGAGATCGGCTGGGGTGATCAGCAAGTAGCTTTATTAGTGGAGCTACATCGGACAGAATCACCCAAAATGAATCTATCCATTGAGCTGCATCCTGCTGGTGGTCAAGACCTTCTCCCCAAAGGTTTACAAATCATGGTGCTAGATGAAGAAGGAATTGTGGTGATTCAAGTCCAAGCCAGAGAGACAGAAAATCTTAAGTTGCAAGTGAGCGGCGAAGCAGGAGAATATTTTACCATTAAGTTGGTTTGGAATGATATCAGTATTACAGAAAATTTCTTAATCTGA
- a CDS encoding TlyA family RNA methyltransferase, producing the protein MVKQRLDKLLVDLNLCESRQRAQVLIRAGEVMVDGQILDKPGTEIKTTAQIQVKEKPPFVSRGGKKLAKALEVFGISVKGRICLDGGISTGGFTDCLLKAGAKQVYGVDVGYGQVAWSLRNDQRVVLKERTNLRYLEPADLYGVSPVPNQGQVYADLGVVDVSFISLTKILPALWQLLSPPREVVLLVKPQFEVGRDRVGKKGVVRDPHHRADAIANVLESAKKLGWQYKGLISSPITGPAGNIEYLLWLAMDSVLSYPDLAAIREITSNRE; encoded by the coding sequence AAACAACGACTAGACAAATTATTAGTAGACCTTAACCTGTGTGAATCCCGACAGCGAGCTCAGGTGCTGATTCGTGCGGGTGAAGTCATGGTAGATGGACAAATATTAGATAAGCCAGGAACTGAAATTAAGACCACGGCTCAGATTCAGGTCAAAGAGAAACCCCCTTTTGTATCCAGAGGAGGCAAAAAACTTGCCAAAGCCTTAGAGGTATTTGGAATTTCAGTAAAGGGACGCATTTGCCTAGATGGTGGCATTTCCACCGGTGGCTTCACCGACTGCTTGCTAAAAGCTGGAGCAAAACAGGTTTATGGTGTTGATGTGGGATATGGACAAGTTGCCTGGAGTCTGCGCAATGACCAGCGAGTGGTCTTGAAAGAACGTACCAACTTACGCTATCTTGAGCCAGCGGACTTGTACGGTGTTTCACCAGTCCCGAATCAAGGTCAAGTCTATGCTGATTTAGGGGTAGTCGATGTTTCCTTTATTTCCTTAACCAAAATTCTTCCTGCTCTGTGGCAACTGCTATCCCCTCCCCGTGAAGTAGTGTTGCTAGTTAAGCCTCAGTTTGAAGTTGGTCGTGACCGTGTCGGGAAAAAAGGAGTAGTCAGGGACCCCCATCACCGTGCGGATGCGATCGCAAACGTTCTAGAATCCGCCAAAAAGCTAGGTTGGCAGTACAAAGGATTAATCTCCTCTCCCATTACTGGCCCCGCCGGAAATATCGAGTACTTACTTTGGCTAGCCATGGATAGTGTATTATCCTATCCCGATTTAGCAGCAATTAGAGAGATTACCAGCAACAGGGAGTAG